The window AAAAAGATTAAGACAGCCTTTATTCACGACAGATTCTTTTCTGTTCAGTTTTAAACTGGGTAGTGGGGACAATCCATCAGATTTGAAAATATGTGATAAAGAGTAGAGCCAAGGTCAAAGAGAAAGGTACTAAGAAGCAACATCAAGTCTGAATCTAAGAGTCAGCAAACATATAATTTACAAGTAGAGTGAAAGGAGAAATTGAAAGGCCCTGTATCTGAATGTACATAGCATTTGAAATGAAACAGATGAACTgaaagttatagaatcatagagatgtacagcatggaaactttggttcaacttgtccatgctgaccagatatcaaatattaatctagtccaatttgccagcacttggcccacatccctccaaactcttcctattcatagactcatccaggtgtcttttaaatgttgtaattgtaccagcctccaccacttcctctggcagctcattccattcatacaCAACCCTCAGCATGATCATGTTCCCTCTtaggtctttcccctctcacctaaaacctatgctctttagttttagactcccccatcctggggaaaagacattgtctacttaccctatccatgtccccgcGTGATTTTATACATCTgtttaaggtcactcctcagcctccaatgctccagggaaaacagtcccagtctattcagtgtagctcaaccctccaaccctgctTCTCCGAATGAATCTTTGACTGATATCGGAGTTTGTCAGGATTTTGAGTCACTGTGGCTCTGTTGCAGCACAGGGGAGGGATCTTTCAGATTGCAACGTTCAAAAAAATTCTCCCACTTCAGACGAGCAAAATTGACGTGCTTGTAACAAGTCTCTGAAAATACCACATAGCCCTGACCAAAATCTAAGACCCAATGTTACTGACAGTATGTTTGCGTGTGAACCCAAGGGTCCTATCTGTCTTGTTGTCGGGTGGGGAGCAgaataggacagggagaggaattcACCCCTGGGTATCCTGGGGCCTGAAGTTTATCCCTCAACCCAACCAGACAACTGGACACCATCCCCACTGCTGTCTGACAGTGAGTGCGTGTGACTGTCACAAACTCTGGTCAAGCCTGGCGTTGAATACAGAGGGACTGGCAGACTGTACCTTGTGAACAGTTCAGTCAGTGCAGACACCActtcctctcttgctctctctctgctgGTGTAGACTTCATGACTGGAGTCGTCAATCACCAGAGGATGctattggggtggggggagaagagagacatCAAAGAGCAGTCTCGAGTTCAGTGTTCAGAAGTACAATCTCTCTTTATTCGAGCCCTTTACCACATGAGCGGGAGAGGCCGAAGTCCGCTCTAAATCTGGCTGTCATGTGGGGCCCAGTCGCTCTCTTAATCCATTTGCTTTTCAATAATCACATGTAACATTGTTATTGTCCCTCCCCTTTTAATCTACACATCCAATTCTGTGAAACACAATGATGGACAGACCTAGGTTCCCTATGAGATTGACCAGGCATCGTATCATCAGTCCTCAGCATCTTCCAATGTATCCCAtaagttacactctctctcagacttgTCCCAGACTTGCTTATTTCTAAGGACAGTTCCAATTGTTATTAATTGCTAGCCCTATCAAATTCTATTACTCATCTTATATTTCCCACTGTCCTAATCACAGGAGATATAAAAAGGAGGTTAGCTCTTAATATTTGCCATAAGTTTCACGATATTAGTTctaaacacaaacttagttataTGTAAAGACTTTACGTTGACACTACCCTTCGCTATTAAGTTGCAAACAATTTTCCCATGTTATACTCATTTTTAAATCCAGTTATAAAATTTCCTGTCCTCATTTCTGGACATACAAAAGGATGTTAATGTTCACTAGTTTTGTTAAAAAGTTGCAGCTTTATTCAGACTGTAGGTACATGGTTAGACCTGATGTTAGGATTCTTTCATTAATAAGCCTTACcacttgctcctgttcttgtggGATCATACCTTTCTTTTTAATTAATGCTCATTATAAACAAGTGTTATTTAAATTTCTCCAAGAGATATCTGCAACTATCACTTTCACAGAACAGCGGGAgtggggagtagagagagagagagagcgagagaaagcgagagagagagatacgaagCGGGATGGGTGGAGGCTCACGTCGAACATAAATACTGACAGAgccctggatgtaggtttgctcgctgagctgggcgGTTcaattccagatgtttcatccagatgtaacatcttcagtgggcctcaggcaaagcactgtacatgattcctgctttctatttatatatttgggtttctttgggttggtgatgtcatttcctgcagtgatgacaggaaatgacatcaccaacccaaatatataaatagaaagcaggaagcgtgtacagtgcttcgcctgaggcctagtagggtgatgaaacatctggaaatgaaccgcCCAGctgtgagcaaacctacaccccaaacctcaacctgagctacaaatcttctcaacactcactgacagagcccAATTGAGCCAACTGTCCTGGCCCGGAGATTGAATGATTGATTAATTGATTAggtcacgtgtacctaagtacaggtagatcatagtaagcaaggacatatagACCATAGGCTGACAAAAAAAAAATTTGGAGAGATTAAGGCACACACATTACACAGGACGTGTGCTAGACAAGGTCCATGTTAagaagatcagcattatttgaagtaaGAGAGTCCAtccatcagtctaataatggcagggaagcAGCTGTTGGTAAATGTGttcaagcttttgtatcttctgcctgatggaagaggtcattattggggtgggaggggtctttgatgatgtaggcagcctttccacagcaacgagaagtgtaaatggagtccgtggataggaggttggcttccgtgatggtctgggctatgcacacaaccttctgttgTTTCTTaatgtcttgggcagagcagttgccataccaagctgtgatgcacccAGACAGTCTGCTTACTGTAGTGCATCTGTaggagttggtgagggtccttatggacataggagatagtgaggactgcagatgctggggctcatgccaaatttcctgatcCGCCTGAGCAAGAAGTGTGGTTGTGCTGGAGACAGAAATGTATCTACCTGTTTTACATCTACCTGTGGTGGTTGGATAACCACTATTTAATGACCAGGATGAAAAGAAAAATTCCTTCATCAGCATCTGTGGATTGTCTCAGAGGGAAGGTGCAGTCCCAGGCTCAAAGAGCATCAGGCCCCTGTGGAagcagagtgggtgagagcgacCAGTCCGGCAGAATTCAACCATGCGGGAAGTCGGAGGGACAATCTTGAATGTGATTCTTAGCAACAGCATCAAGAACAGCAAGCTCCATCCCCGTGTTCACTGGTGAAGTTGCTGGTGTTTCACCAGGCTGGACGACTGAGTGAATTgcttcccacactcagagcaggtgtatggcttctcccccgtgtggactcgCTGGTGTTTCTGCAGGTTTGATGTCTGAgcgaagcccttcccgcacacggggcaggtgaacggcctctccccggtgtggacccgctggtgtgaCTGCAGGTTGGAGAACTGGGTGAACCCCTTCCCGCACTCTGAACAGgcgaagggcctctccccggtgtggacccgctggtgggtctgcAGGTTGGACGACTGGGTGAAGCCTTTCCCACATactgagcaggtgaacggccgctCTTTGGTGTGGACCCGCTCGTGTTTGCGCAGGGTGGATAAATCGAAGAAGCCATTGccgcacactgagcaggtgaaagGCTTCTCTCCGGTGTGGACGCGGAAGTGGAGCAGCAGATGGTATGACcgggtgaaggccttcccgcagactgagcaggagaacggcttctccccgctgtggatccgctggtgcaaCAGCAAGTGGTGCGACTGATTGAAGCCCTGCCCACACACGGGGCAGATGAAcggtttctccccagtgtgaacgcGGAGATGTATCAGGAGGTGGTGCGACTGAGTGAAGCCTTTCCCGCACTGAGTGCAAGTGTACGGTCTCTGGCCGGTGTGGAAACGCCGATGAATCTCCAGTGCAGACGGGGAAGGGTAACTGTTCCCACATTCCCCgcatttccacggtttctccatggtGTGGGTGCCCTTGTCTCTCTCCAGGTGCAACGGTCAGTAGAAACTTTGCCCACACTTACAGCACGTGTATGGTGTGGTTTCTTTCTTCGGTCTGTGTTACTTGTTAGGCCTCTGATAATTAGAACACTCTTACGGAATAGGGTAAAGCTTGCTCCACAGTCACTATTCTGGGATATTCTCACTTGATGTGTGACTCTCAGGgattttccagtcacactgatgtTTCAAAACTAACGACGCAgacagaacagagagaccttgttTCTCCTCCCCGTTTTCAAAGCCAATATTCACATTTTGGGTCAATCAACTCATTGCCAGACACTGACACGAAGTTTGGTTTGAGATTTCTGCTTCCAAATTCTTcttttctgttattctgtaaaagAGGTTTGAAGATATTATCACTGTCAGTCCAGGATATAAATTCAGATCACACAATTCCAGTTTCCGTGGAGCATTTGATGTTCTCAATCTCTAAGGGGGAAGTGGGGCTGCTTGGATTCCTCCACTAAGCATTGGCAGAGACTCAAGTTGCTGTAAGGTCATCTTTTGTGctgtataggtttagggtgagaggggaaagatataaaagagacctaaggggtaatttttttcacgcagagggtggtacgtgtatacaatgagctgccagaggaagtggtggatgctagtacaattgcaacatttaaaaggcatttggatgggtacgcgaataggaagggtttggagggatatgggccgggtgctggcaggtgagactagattgggttgagatatctgatcggcatggacgtgttggaccgaagggtctgtttccctgctgtacatctctatgactctatataatcCTTGCAGTATGATATTACAAAGTCAGAAATAATTTCAAATACAGCTTTTAGAACCATAAAAACATACCAAATATTCAGCACGTAACCTACACACATCCCTGTCTTGTATTAACAATCGGTTCTCTTAAACGTCAATCCTCTTCTGGGAAGGCCACAGCTTCAAGTGTGCGCATGGGGAAAGAATCTCTCTTTTTGGAATCCTACTGTGTCGTACTGACTCTGTTACTGGAGATACATCAAGTCTTCCACGAGATAAATGGCAGGAAGCATTTCTTTGACCACTAATGATTTTCTGTTCTGGAATTCTCACATTGAACCTCAATATTTTTAGCAATCGAGACAGCGGCCGGAACTAACCTTTGCAGAGTCCGCTTGCTCCCAGGATTCACAACCTCGGATTCCAGTTGCTGCAACTGAACAGtgtttcccctcctctctctcccgcccaggATGAGGAATGGAAAAAGGGGAGACATTACTTTGCtcccagagggagggagtttcacTCTGACACAGACAAAGCTACATCCGCATTGTGACGTTAACAATGGAAGGCAGGAACGCCAAGACTCGCTGATGCGAATTGACCAATCGGAAGCCACGGAGGACCGGAAGGAGTCctgtcctcctgccaatcagaaccCGCCTGTTGTCTAAAGTCGCCTATTGGACTTTGAGCTTTTTAAGCTTCATTCTCCCAGTGAAGGATGACCTTCACTCTAGGCTGCTACTTCTAGCTTTTGTTCAGTATTCCTCACCCTTTTCCATTTCCCTTTCTCATTCTGGGATTAAACTGTTGATTTGGAAGAACTGAAAGGAAAGGAGATGAATCCAAGGAGGGGGACAGACCAGGTCTCTCTGTtttcaggatgttgccggggtcgGAGGGGGTTGAGTTGTAGGAAGAGGCTGCATAGACTGCGGCTATTTCCCTGTAGCATTGGAGGCGGAGAGGGTGACCTTACAGGGGTTGaccaaatcatgaggggcacgaacagggtaaataggcaaggtcttttccctgaggtgggagtCACCAAAACTGGAGGGCGCAGGTTTAGGGCGATGGGAAGGAAAGAttcaaagggacctgagggggtaacgttttcatgcaaggggggtgcgtgtgtggaatgagctgtgagGGGAAGTGGAATTGGAgcttggtacaattataacatttaaaaggcatctggatgggtacatgaacagaaagggtttagagagatatgggccaagtactgacaaatgggactagattaatttaggatatctggtcggcacagatgagttgggctgaagggtctgtttccaactctatgaccacccacttcactttgaAATCTTTTACTGCCACTTCCATCACCTTGTTAGAGTTCAGAGAGTTCCAGGCCCTGACCACAGCCTTCCTCACACCTCCTGTGTGTTTTAAATCAAGAACACAGGTTGTATGTTTCTGGTTTAATACTTTAAACAAAATTCACGTATGATGTAATCAGAATTTCTATTCAGTACAGACAGTAATGACTTGTTTCAACTTTGTTTACAAGGTATGAGAAGGGAAGGATCTGCGGACAGAAACCTCAGAACAAATGCCATAACAAGATCTGACAGGGTCACTTAATATCATTGGGTGTTTGAATCTGGAAGTAGAAATCCATTTGACCTGCTTCAAAAGGTACTGGACATCAATGTGACCAGAAATGCACTTAGACCGGAACACACCAGTGAACTGAGTTTAACTGGTTACACAGACTGAGAGCAAGTGTGTCCCAGTGAACTGACTCTGGGAAATGCTTTAACCAATTACACAGACTGAGGGAGCATGTGTCCCACTAAGCTGATTGTGGGAAGCTGTTCAAACAGTTACACAGACTGAGGGAAAGTGTCCCAGTAAGCTGACTGTGGGAAGTGCTTTAATTGGTGAcgcaggcagacagagagagagtccagCAAGCTGATGCTGAGAACAGCTTTAAACAGACTGATAgacagtgtgtcccagtgagCTGACAGTGGGAAGTGCTTTAACCAGtctcagagacagagtgagttgTGTCCCAGTGAATTGACAGCTTTAACCAGTTACACAGGCTGAAAGAGAGAGTCAGTTCACcgggacacacactctctcagtctctgtaacCAGTCGAAGCCCTTTTCACAGTCAGCTcacagatggagagagaatgtATCCCAGTGACCTGACTATGGGGATGTGTTTTAACAAGTTAcacagattgagtgagagagagtgtcgcagtgagcTGACTGTGGAAGCAGCTTTAACTggttacacagacagggagagagcgcatCCCAGTGAGCTCgctgtgggaagggctttacctagtgacacagactgagagagagagagtatcccAGCCAGCTcactgtgggaagggctttaaccagtgacacagactgagagagaatGTTGCAGAAAATCAGACCTTGAGCATTAACAGACTTTATTACATGGCCATGGGGAAAACATCATGCCTCACAGTGAGAGACAGATGTAGTCCAAAGTAATACAAAATGTTACAGTTTATATATTATCTTAAGCAGTGGCTGACTGTTAGTCACAAAGTCATGGGGTCGGGGATATCACTGGTCAGCACAGGTTGTGGTCACAGATATTTCCTTATCAAGCAGGGTAGCAGACACTGTGTTTGCGTCAGGTCTGGCAAGAATAAGGAAGATAAGCGACACAAGGAGCAGGAATCAGGAAGGTAAACAAGACAATAAGCCATATATCTTTAGGAAAGCAGAACTTAGTCTATGTTTGGGGGATAAACAATGATTCTCAAATAGTTGCAAGGTTATTTTTAGAAAACAACTAAGCAGTACCTCTCTAAGCGGGCATGTCAGCAGTTCTAGCTTTGTCCTGTAAGGACAGCTTATGTGACAAGATGGTTGCTAGTTCCCAAATTTTCctccagagagtgtctcagtgagttGCCTGTGGGAAGAGCTTTAACCaattacacagacagagaggagaaTGTCCCACTGAGATGATTGTGGGAAGAGGTTTAACCGGTtacacagactgagagagagtgactgtccCAGTGAGCTTGCTGTGGAAAGAGCTTTAAGCAGTTACACAGACTGAGAGACATAGTATTGCAGTAAGCTGACTGTCACTAGTTACACAGACTGAGAGTGTGTGCCAGAGAACTGAATGTGGGAAGTGCTTTAAccagttacagagacagagagtgtccccTTGAGCCGACTGGTCAAAGCTGTTCCCACAGTCAGCTCACTGggactccctttctctctctctctgtctctgtataactgtGGGAAGAGCTTTAACCAGTTACAGAGACTGTGTCCCAATGAGCTGACTGCAGGGAGACCTTTAACCAATTACACAGACTgaggcagtgtgtcccagtgcgCTGACTGTGGGAAGAGCTTCAGATGTTTacacagaatgagagagagtgtgtcccaCTGAGATGATTGTGGGAAGAGATTTAACAGTTAcccagactgagagagtgagtgtcccAGTGAGATGACAGAAAAGAGCTTTAACCAGTTACACAGACTGAGACCCGGTGTGTCCCAGTGAGCAGACTGTGGGAAGGAGCTTTACACGGTTACAGAGATTGAAGAAACTTTACAGTATTCGCACAGGGAGTGACTGTACATGTTTCCTGAATTTGGTCACAGTTTCAATTGTCCATCAAAAACAGAGAGTCAAGGGGACACCAGAAATGCAGcgaaactgtggaaatgtggggactctGAGAAGGGATTCCATTCCCTGTCGGCACTGGAGATTCATCAACTTAGTTGCACTGGGGAGATGTTGTTCTTCTAGAAATTATTTCAAAATCATTTCCCATTGATAAAAATACATTCACGCcgcctgattaccttgaacttataCAAGTGTCCTATCTTTAATAATTGCTTCTAACATTTTTCCTATGACAGATGTTCAGGTAAGTGGTGTGCAGTTTTCTGTTCTCTGTCTccttttatgaagaaaggagaTTACCAACCTAAAGGAACTTTCCCTGAATCTAAtgaagtttggaaaattaaaacaaaagCATTAACTATTTCACAAGCTAGTTTTCCTTTAAAAGTCTTAGGATGAAATCCTTTGGGTATTGGGACTTTTCAACTCATAGTTCCAACAGTTTACTACTTCCCTGGTAATTGTaattttcttcagttcctcccttcctttcaattcctgatttacagctagtTCTCGGCTGCTTCtt of the Chiloscyllium punctatum isolate Juve2018m chromosome 36, sChiPun1.3, whole genome shotgun sequence genome contains:
- the LOC140460238 gene encoding uncharacterized protein, translating into MEKPWKCGECGNSYPSPSALEIHRRFHTGQRPYTCTQCGKGFTQSHHLLIHLRVHTGEKPFICPVCGQGFNQSHHLLLHQRIHSGEKPFSCSVCGKAFTRSYHLLLHFRVHTGEKPFTCSVCGNGFFDLSTLRKHERVHTKERPFTCSVCGKGFTQSSNLQTHQRVHTGERPFACSECGKGFTQFSNLQSHQRVHTGERPFTCPVCGKGFAQTSNLQKHQRVHTGEKPYTCSECGKQFTQSSSLVKHQQLHQ